One Chitinophagales bacterium genomic window carries:
- a CDS encoding lytic transglycosylase F → MKQSGTIVLLVLWLLCPAFRCSQGHTETTRYTGEDRPRVYIDLEEIRQRGTLEALLGYNSLSYFIYRGEPMGYDFELLQMFANYLGVQLHVRVVSDPDSIYHYLNTGKGDIAAYRMDIKKTDRKKARFTVPIMEIHQVLVQRKPLGWEKMPDDEIEKKLIRDFTDLAGKQVHVRMSSSQADHLFKLIEENNITLDIIPVGWDITEDDLIRMVAEGEIDYTITDENIALLGSTYYPNIDVATTLSAPQGVVWVVRKNAPLLYESLNEWIVQTRKSMEYNLVYKKYFKNPKQITRWAQSDYFSVTGGMISPYDSLMRKYAVTIGWDWRLLAALIYEESGFDPSSCSWAGAEGLMQIMPLTGLRFGAYDLSDPEQNIRAGVAYLQWLDSHWADIDSSERIYFILASYNAGETHVRDAVRLAEKFHADPCTWKNHVERFMLLKSNPRYYNDPVVSAGFCRGSSVIRYVTDVLNRYRHYVQRIPT, encoded by the coding sequence ATGAAACAAAGCGGCACTATTGTTTTGCTTGTATTATGGCTTTTATGTCCTGCCTTTCGGTGTAGTCAGGGCCATACTGAAACTACCAGGTACACCGGAGAAGATCGTCCGCGTGTGTATATTGACTTGGAAGAAATTCGTCAGCGGGGTACCCTCGAAGCCTTGTTGGGCTATAATTCGCTGAGTTATTTCATTTATCGGGGTGAGCCCATGGGGTATGATTTTGAATTGCTTCAGATGTTCGCCAATTATCTGGGTGTGCAGTTGCATGTAAGAGTAGTTTCCGATCCTGATAGTATTTATCATTATTTAAACACTGGAAAAGGCGACATAGCAGCTTACCGGATGGACATAAAAAAAACCGACAGAAAAAAGGCCCGGTTTACGGTGCCGATAATGGAAATACATCAGGTGCTGGTGCAGCGCAAACCATTGGGATGGGAGAAGATGCCTGATGACGAAATAGAAAAAAAGCTCATACGCGATTTTACCGATCTTGCCGGCAAACAGGTGCATGTGCGTATGAGTTCATCCCAGGCAGATCACTTATTTAAGCTGATAGAGGAAAACAATATTACCCTGGATATTATTCCGGTAGGTTGGGATATAACTGAAGATGACCTGATACGTATGGTAGCCGAAGGAGAAATTGATTACACCATCACGGATGAAAATATTGCTTTGCTGGGAAGCACGTATTATCCGAATATAGATGTGGCTACAACCCTTAGTGCTCCCCAAGGTGTGGTGTGGGTAGTAAGAAAAAACGCACCCTTGCTTTACGAAAGCCTTAATGAGTGGATAGTTCAAACACGCAAAAGCATGGAGTATAATCTGGTGTATAAAAAGTATTTTAAAAACCCCAAGCAAATCACTCGTTGGGCTCAAAGCGATTACTTCTCCGTTACCGGTGGTATGATTTCGCCTTATGATTCGCTTATGCGCAAATATGCCGTCACTATCGGGTGGGACTGGAGATTGCTTGCAGCGCTCATTTATGAGGAATCAGGTTTTGACCCGTCTTCCTGCTCCTGGGCTGGAGCTGAAGGCCTCATGCAAATTATGCCCCTGACCGGTTTGCGTTTTGGAGCGTATGACCTCTCTGATCCGGAACAAAATATCCGGGCCGGAGTAGCTTATCTGCAATGGCTGGACAGCCATTGGGCGGACATAGACAGCTCTGAGAGAATTTATTTTATTCTGGCTTCCTACAATGCCGGTGAAACCCACGTGCGCGATGCTGTACGCCTGGCTGAAAAATTTCACGCGGATCCGTGTACATGGAAAAACCACGTAGAGCGGTTTATGCTTTTAAAATCTAATCCGCGCTATTACAATGACCCGGTTGTTTCAGCCGGCTTTTGCAGAGGAAGCAGCGTGATACGTTATGTAACCGATGTACTGAACCGCTATCGCCACTATGTGCAACGGATTCCAACCTAA